In Epinephelus lanceolatus isolate andai-2023 chromosome 16, ASM4190304v1, whole genome shotgun sequence, one DNA window encodes the following:
- the yars1 gene encoding tyrosine--tRNA ligase, cytoplasmic, which yields MADQLSPDEKFHLITRNLQEVLGEEKVKQVLQERELKVYWGTATTGKPHVAYFVPMSKIADFLKAGCEVTILFADLHAYLDNMKAPWELLELRVKYYEQVIKAMLESIGVPLDKLKFIKGTDYQLSREYTLDVYRLSSMVTEHDAKKAGAEVVKQVEHPLLSGLLYPGLQALDEEYLKVDAQFGGVDQRKIFTLAEKYLPSLGYAKRSHLMNPMVPGLTGTKMSSSEEESKIDLLDSAADVKKKLKKAFCEPGNIQNNGVLSFVKHVLFPLRGEFCIKRDPKFGGDKIYSVFEEVEKDFAEELIHPGDLKASVEVVLNQLLEPIRKKFETPELRKLTNNAYPDPSKTKGAGKGAKAGGGGGGGGGEDDELVPSRVDIRVGKIISVEKHPDADSLYLEKIDVGEAEPRTVVSGLVAYVSQEELQDRMVLVLCNLKPQKMRGIESQAMLLCASIEGEPRRVEPLDPPEGSSPGERVFVEGYETGKPDDRLNPKKKVWEKVQADLKISDECVAQWKDKQLMTKLGQITCKTLKGGNIS from the exons ATGGCAGATCAGCTGAGTCCGGATGAGAAGTTCCACCTCATCACCAGGAACCTTCAG gagGTCCTGGGAGAGGAGAAGGTGAAGCAGGTTCTCCAGGAGCGAGAGCTGAAGGTGTACTGGGGCACAGCGACCACCGGCAAACCTCACGTAGCGTACTTTGTCCCCATGTCCAAGATCGCAGACTTCCTGAAGGCAGGATGTGAG GTCACGATTCTCTTCGCAGACTTACACGCCTACCTAGACAACATGAAGGCTCCCTGGGAGCTGCTGGAGCTCAGGGTGAAGTACTACGAGCAGGTCATCAAGGCCATGTTGGAGAGCATCGGCGTGCCGCTGGATAAACTCAAGTTTATCAAGGGGACGGACTACCAGCTCAGCAG AGAGTACACTCTGGACGTGTACCGTCTGTCCTCCATGGTGACGGAGCATGATGCTAAGAAGGCTGGAGCTGAGGTCGTCAAACAGGTGGAGCATCCCCTGCTGAGCGGTCTGCTCTACCCTGGACTGCAG GCTCTGGATGAAGAGTACCTGAAGGTGGACGCTCAGTTCGGAGGAGTGGACCAGAGGAAGATTTTCACTCTGGCAGAGAAG TACCTGCCGTCTCTGGGCTACGCCAAACGCTCCCACCTGATGAACCCAATGGTCCCCGGACTGACTGGAACCAAGATGAGCTCCTCAGAGGAA GAGTCAAAGATCGATCTGCTGGACTCTGCTGCAGACGTGAAGAAGAAGCTGAAGAAGGCGTTCTGTGAGCCGGGAAACATCCAGAACAATGGCGTCCTCTCCTTTGTCAAACACGTCCTCTTCCCTCTGCGCGGAG AGTTCTGCATCAAAAGAGACCcgaagtttggtggagacaaAATCTACAGTGTGTTTGAAGAGGTGGAGAAAGACTTCGCTGAGGAG CTGATCCATCCAGGAGACCTGAAGGCCTCGGTGGAAGTCGTGCTGAACCAACTGCTGGAGCCAATCAGAAAGAAGTTTGAGACGCCAGAGCTCCGCAAACTTACAAACAACGCCTACCCCGACCCCTCAAAGACAA AAGGAGCAGGAAAAGGTGCCAAggcaggtggtggaggaggaggaggaggaggtgaggatgaTGAGCTGGTCCCGTCCAGAGTGGACATCAGGGTGGGAAAGATCATCAGTGTGGAGAAG CATCCAGATGCCGACTCACTGTACCTGGAGAAGATTGACGTGGGGGAGGCGGAGCCAAGGACCGTAGTCAGCGGTCTGGTGGCTTACGTGTCCCAGGAGGAGCTCCAGGACCGGATGGTGCTGGTGCTGTGCAACCTGAAACCCCAGAAGATGCGAGGGATTGAGTCTCAGGCCATGCTGCTGTGTGCCTCCAT TGAAGGGGAGCCCAGGAGGGTGGAGCCTCTGGACCCCCCTGAGGGGTCGTCGCCTGGAGAACGGGTCTTTGTGGAGGGATATGAGACGGGCAAACCAGACGACAGACTCAACCCAAAGAAGAAGGTGTGGGAGAAAGTTCAG GCCGACCTGAAGATCTCAGACGAGTGTGTAGCTCAGTGGAAAGACAAGCAGCTGATGACTAAACTGGGACAGATCACATGTAAGACTCTCAAAGGAGGAAACATCAGTTAG